From Panicum hallii strain FIL2 chromosome 2, PHallii_v3.1, whole genome shotgun sequence, a single genomic window includes:
- the LOC112880321 gene encoding amino acid transporter ANT1, which produces MAAAKAADGSASAAPLLLAQEDGSPRRGGATPAQTLGNVVVSIVGTGVLGLPYAFRAAGWLAGSVGVAAAGSATLYCMLLLVDCRDKLEEDEPEECCQGHYTYGDLGERCFGAIGRCLTEILILVSQAGGSVAYLIFIGQNLHSIFSQLMSPAGFIFAILLPVQIALSFIHSLPSLSPFSIFADVCNVLAMAIVIKEDLQLFDHPFANRSAFNGLWAVPFTFGVAVFCFEGFSMTLALEASMAERRKFRWVLSQAVAAIITVYVCFGVCGYLAYGDATKDIITLNLPNNWSSVAVKVGLCIALAFTFPVMMHPIHEIVETRFRSSGCFQKLSHNGAEWLGLPSSRILVVAILTVVASFIPAFGSFISFVGSTMCALLSFVLPALFHLSIVGSSMSLWRRVLDYVILLFGLAFAGYGLVSALSSH; this is translated from the exons atggcggcggcgaaggCCGCGGACGGCTCGGCTTCGGCGGCGCCGCTGCTGCTGGCGCAGGAGGACGGAAGCCCGAGACGCGGCGGGGCGACGCCGGCGCAGACGCTGGGGAACGTGGTGGTCTCCATCGTGGGCACCGGCGTGCTCGGCCTCCCCTACGCGTTCCGGGCAGCCGGGTGGCTCGCGGGCTCCgtcggcgtcgccgccgccggctccgccACGCTCTACTGCATGCTCCTACTC GTGGACTGCAGGGATAAACTCGAAGAGGACGAACCTGAAGAGTGCTGTCAGGGTCACTATACATATGGGGATTTGGGTGAAAGGTGCTTTGGGGCTATAGGTCGGTGCTTGACAGAAATCCTCATCCTTGTTTCGCAGGCGGGTGGTTCTGTAGCCTACCTAATATTCATTGGCCAAAATCTTCATTCCATATTCAGCCAGTTGATGTCCCCAGCTGGCTTCATCTTTGCCATCCTCCTGCCTGTGCAGATTGCACTCTCCTTCATCCATTCACTGCCTTCTCTTTCTCCATTCAGTATATTTGCAGATGTGTGCAATGTCCTTGCCATGGCAATTGTGATCAAAGAGGATCTTCAACTTTTTGATCATCCCTTTGCAAACAGAAGTGCTTTTAATGGACTTTGGGCAGTGCCATTCACTTTTGGGGTTGCAGTCTTCTGTTTTGAAGGATTCAGCATGACCCTTGCACTGGAAGCTTCAATGGCGGAGCGCAGAAAGTTTCGCTGGGTACTTTCTCAAGCAGTTGCTGCCATTATAACCGTGTATGTGTGTTTTGGAGTGTGTGGGTACTTGGCCTATGGTGACGCCACCAAAGACATCATAACACTTAATCTTCCAAACAATTGGTCGTCAGTTGCAGTTAAG GTTGGCCTATGCATTGCGCTGGCGTTCACGTTCCCAGTTATGATGCACCCGATCCATGAGATTGTCGAGACAAGATTCAGATCAAGTGGATGCTTTCAGAAGCTCTCCCACAATGGCGCTGAGTGGCTAGGCCTGCCCTCAAGCCGCATCCTCGTGGTGGCCATCCTGACTGTGGTGGCATCCTTCATCCCTGCTTTTGGGTCGTTCATCTCATTCGTCGGAAGTACGATGTGCGCGCTTCTCTCCTTCGTGCTGCCTGCTCTCTTCCATCTCAGCATTGTAGGCTCGTCAATGTCCTTATGGAGGCGGGTGCTGGACTATGTCATTCTTCTCTTTGGTCTGGCTTTTGCCGGATACGGTCTTGTTTCTGCTCTGTCCTCACATTAG
- the LOC112880322 gene encoding protein LURP-one-related 15-like, with translation MAAPYGAPPPPPPAAAPVAVVSPQFCAPYVVPLTVTKKAISLSDGDFTVTDANGAVVLRVRGAVFSVRHRRVLLDAAGQPVLSMQEKVFSMHNRWEVFRGDSTNASDLLFTAKKSSIIQLKTELDVFLASNTAEQACDFKIKGSYFERSCAFYLGSSNTMIAQMNRKFTISNVLLGKDTFGVTVFPHVDYVFVAALVVILDEIHRERSD, from the exons ATGGCGGCGCCCTACGgagccccccctcctcctcctccggcggcggcgccggtggcggtggtgtcCCCGCAGTTCTGCGCGCCGTACGTGGTGCCGCTGACGGTGACCAAGAAGGCCATCAGCCTCTCCGACGGCGACTTCACCGTCACCGACGCCAACGGCGCCGTCGTGCTGCGGGTCAGGGGCGCCGTCTTCAGCGTCCGCCACCGCCGCGTGCTGCTCGACGCCGCCGGGCAGCCCGTCCTCTCGATGCAGGAGAAG GTATTTAGCATGCACAACAGATGGGAAGTGTTCAGAGGGGACAGCACGAACGCGAGCGACCTGCTCTTCACCGCGAAGAAATCCTCAATCATCCAGCTGAAGACGGAGCTGGACGTCTTCCTGGCCTCGAACACCGCGGAGCAGGCCTGCGACTTCAAGATCAAGGGCAGCTACTTCGAGAGGTCCTGCGCCTTCTACCTCGGCAGCTCCAACACCATGATCGCCCAG ATGAACCGGAAGTTCACCATCTCGAATGTGCTGCTGGGGAAGGACACGTTCGGCGTCACCGTGTTCCCGCACGTCGACTACGTGTTCGTCGCGGCTCTCGTGGTGATCCTGGATGAGATTCACAGGGAACGATCCGACTGA
- the LOC112880324 gene encoding protein LURP-one-related 15-like translates to MAAAPCDGAPPQAPVAVVSPQFCAPHAVPLTVVKKAISLSGGDFVATDANGAEMLRVKGAVFSIHDRRVLRDAAGQPLVAMREKVFSMHNRWEVFRGDSTGTSDLLFTVKKASVFQLKTDVDVFLAGNAAQQACDFKIKGSYFERSCGLYLGNSDTMIAQINRKYTASNVVLGKDTFVVTVFPHVDYVFIAALVVILDEIHKERFD, encoded by the exons ATGGCGGCAGCGCCCTGCGACGGAGCTCCGCCCCAGgcgccggtggcggtggtgtcCCCGCAGTTCTGCGCGCCGCACGCGGTGCCGCTGACGGTGGTCAAGAAGGCCATCAGCCTCTCCGGCGGGGACTTCGTCGCCACCGACGCCAACGGCGCCGAGATGCTCCGGGTGAAGGGCGCCGTCTTCAGCATCCACGATCGCCGCGTCCTCCGCGACGCCGCCGGCCAGCCCCTCGTCGCCATGCGGGAGAAG GTATTTAGCATGCACAACAGATGGGAGGTGTTCAGAGGGGACAGCACGGGCACAAGCGACCTGCTCTTCACTGTGAAGAAAGCTTCAGTGTTCCAGCTGAAGACAGATGTGGATGTCTTCCTGGCCGGGAACGCCGCGCAGCAAGCCTGCGACTTCAAGATCAAGGGCAGCTACTTCGAGAGATCATGCGGCTTGTACCTCGGCAACTCCGACACCATGATCGCTCAA ATCAACCGCAAGTACACGGCCTCAAACGTGGTGCTCGGGAAGGACACCTTCGTTGTCACCGTGTTCCCCCACGTCGACTACGTGTTCATCGCGGCTCTTGTTGTGATCCTGGATGAGATTCACAAGGAGCGATTCGACTGA